In one Solanum lycopersicum chromosome 11, SLM_r2.1 genomic region, the following are encoded:
- the LOC101243848 gene encoding F-box protein 7, whose translation MASDYTVELAVELETAAQLRASQFIFPHRPWLDLYGINVRPVAPFGSASSKQFVDPALIHRVLPDELLFEILSKTTPYTLGKAACVCRKWRYTIRNPVFWRNACLKAWQVSGLVENYKVLHLKYDGSWRKMWLLRPRIRTDGIYVSRNTYIRAGIAEWKITNPVHLVCYYRYMRFYPSGRFLYKNSSQKVKDVAKYLNFRASKADCVFKGNYTLSEDKVEAALLYPGMRPTVLRFRLRLRGTTQGANNRMDLLALLTSGVNDNEVNGPDEDILGVVERWEEDETHNPDVPAISHKRGLTPFVFVSFEEVETSVLNLPVEKMDYYVPG comes from the exons ATGGCCTCAG ATTACACAGTGGAACTTGCTGTGGAACTCGAAACTGCTGCACAGTTGAGAGCTTCTCAGTTCATTTTTCCTCATAGGCCATGGCTTG ATTTGTATGGGATTAATGTTAGACCTGTCGCTCCTTTTGGAAGTGCTAGCAGCAAGCAGTTTGTTGACCCTGCATTGATACACCGAGTACTACCTGATGAACTGCTTTTTGAG ATCTTGTCAAAAACGACCCCATACACCTTGGGTAAGGCAGCTTGTGTTTGTCGAAAGTGGAGGTATACAATTCGGAACCCTGTATTTTGGCGCAATGCATGCCTAAAGGCTTGGCAG GTTTCTGGATTGGTAGAAAACTATAAGGTCCTTCACTTGAAGTATGATGGTTCATGGAGAAAAATGTGGCTTTTAAGACCAAGGATTCGTACGGATG GTATTTATGTCAGTCGAAACACATATATTCGTGCAGGAATAGCTGAGTGGAAGATCACTAATCCAGTTCATCTT GTGTGTTACTATCGCTATATGAGATTTTATCCTTCTGGCAGGTTCCTTTATAAG AATTCATCACAAAAAGTCAAAGATGTAGCGAAGTACCTGAACTTCCGTGCCTCAAAAGCTGATTGTGTTTTTAAGGGGAATTACACTCTATCAGAGGATAAA GTTGAAGCTGCTCTTTTGTACCCGGGAATGCGTCCAACTGTGTTGAGATTCCGCTTAAG GTTGAGGGGTACAACCCAAGGTGCTAATAACAGAATGGATCTACTTGCTCTTCTTACAAGTGGCGTGAATGATAATGAGGTTAATGGCCCGGATGAAGACATTCTTGGAGTTGTCGAGAGGTGGGAAGAGGATGAAACACATAACCCAGATGTTCCAGCAATTTCACACAAGAGGGGTCTAACACCTTTTGTCTTTGTTTCATTTGAGGAG GTGGAAACTTCAGTTCTAAATCTCCCAGTGGAAAAAATGGATTATTATGTTCCTGGTTAA